From a single Planctellipticum variicoloris genomic region:
- the speA gene encoding biosynthetic arginine decarboxylase, producing MQDEQLQRVQAAYGVENWSAGYFEVGPEGTILVRPARGDSRSVDLKKIIDELIRDRKVQTPLLLRFPQILTNQLRILAHSYQRAMTEYGFQGTHFPVFPMKVNPRREVIEEFLRDSARCRVGLECGSKAELYAAVAQTQAEESLLICNGFKDAEFIELALLAVQSGKRVVVVVEKLSELRLIIQYAEQTGVVPWIGLRAKLYSRGSGKWAASGGDAAKFGLTTSEILDCVRLLKAHRLEGQLKLLHSHIGSQITDIKRVKNAIKEAARVYAKLRLMGSTIEYMDIGGGLGVDYDGSKTRSESSMNYGVQEFANDVIYTIKAVCDEEGVPHPNVVTESGRMMTAYHAVCITSIRDEIETFAEDVPEVQIDADDPQVISELKELCDHITGKNYVEYYHDAQEHKDSLHTQFNLGLISLEDRAKGEVLFWEICARALHHSEDERFPAEEFADLKKILAAKYLCNFSLFRSAPDSWAIRQLFPIVPIHRLNEPMTDYATLVDVTCDSDGKIDHFIDLRDDKETLEIHKWEPGQAYFLGIFLVGAYQEVMGSFHNLFGLPDEAHIAIDDAGRYHVTKIIAGSRIADMVSFARYDKGQLQDLYRQHLDARVEAGRLTREAADALAEEYVKAAQGVTYLSRTGL from the coding sequence ATGCAAGACGAACAACTGCAGCGAGTCCAGGCGGCGTATGGCGTTGAGAACTGGTCGGCCGGCTATTTTGAAGTCGGTCCTGAAGGGACGATCCTCGTGCGGCCGGCCCGAGGCGACAGCCGCTCGGTCGACCTCAAGAAGATCATCGACGAGCTGATCCGCGACCGCAAAGTGCAGACTCCTTTGCTGCTGCGGTTTCCGCAGATTCTCACCAACCAGCTCCGCATCCTTGCTCACTCCTACCAGCGGGCGATGACGGAGTACGGCTTCCAGGGGACGCACTTTCCGGTCTTCCCGATGAAGGTGAATCCCCGGCGGGAGGTGATCGAGGAGTTCCTCCGCGACAGCGCCCGCTGCCGGGTCGGGCTGGAATGCGGATCGAAGGCCGAGCTGTACGCCGCGGTCGCGCAGACGCAGGCTGAAGAATCGCTGCTGATCTGCAATGGATTCAAGGACGCCGAGTTCATCGAGCTGGCGCTGCTGGCCGTCCAGTCGGGCAAGCGGGTGGTGGTGGTCGTTGAAAAACTGAGCGAGCTGCGCCTGATCATTCAATACGCGGAGCAGACGGGGGTCGTCCCCTGGATCGGCCTGCGGGCCAAGCTGTATTCTCGCGGCAGCGGCAAATGGGCGGCATCGGGCGGGGATGCGGCCAAATTCGGACTGACGACGTCGGAGATTCTCGACTGCGTGCGACTGTTGAAGGCACACCGGCTGGAAGGGCAGCTCAAGCTGCTCCACTCGCACATCGGCTCGCAGATTACTGACATCAAACGGGTCAAGAACGCCATCAAGGAGGCGGCTCGCGTTTACGCGAAACTGCGGCTGATGGGGTCCACGATCGAATACATGGACATCGGCGGCGGCCTGGGGGTCGACTACGACGGCTCCAAGACCCGCTCCGAGTCGTCGATGAACTATGGCGTGCAGGAGTTCGCCAACGACGTGATCTACACGATCAAGGCCGTCTGCGACGAAGAGGGAGTGCCGCACCCGAATGTCGTCACGGAAAGCGGCCGGATGATGACGGCCTATCACGCGGTCTGCATCACGTCGATCCGGGACGAGATCGAAACATTTGCCGAAGATGTGCCGGAGGTGCAGATCGACGCCGACGACCCGCAGGTCATCAGCGAGCTGAAGGAGCTGTGCGACCACATCACCGGGAAGAACTACGTCGAATACTACCACGACGCTCAGGAGCACAAGGACAGCCTGCATACGCAGTTCAATCTGGGGCTGATCAGCCTCGAAGACCGGGCCAAGGGGGAGGTGCTGTTCTGGGAAATCTGCGCAAGGGCGCTGCACCATTCCGAGGACGAGCGGTTTCCGGCCGAGGAGTTCGCAGACCTCAAGAAGATTCTCGCGGCGAAGTATCTCTGCAATTTTTCACTGTTCCGCTCGGCCCCGGACAGTTGGGCGATTCGTCAACTCTTCCCGATTGTCCCGATCCATCGACTCAACGAACCGATGACGGACTACGCCACGCTGGTCGACGTGACGTGCGATTCAGACGGCAAGATCGATCACTTCATTGATCTGCGGGACGACAAGGAAACGCTGGAAATCCACAAATGGGAGCCGGGGCAGGCCTACTTCCTGGGGATTTTTCTGGTGGGGGCTTACCAGGAGGTGATGGGGAGTTTTCACAATCTGTTCGGTCTGCCGGACGAGGCCCACATCGCCATCGACGATGCGGGGCGTTATCACGTCACGAAGATCATCGCGGGCAGTCGGATTGCGGACATGGTCAGTTTCGCCCGGTACGACAAGGGGCAGCTTCAGGATCTTTATCGCCAGCATCTCGACGCCCGTGTGGAAGCGGGCCGTCTGACACGTGAGGCCGCCGATGCGCTGGCGGAGGAATATGTCAAAGCTGCGCAGGGAGTGACGTATCTGAGCCGGACGGGGTTGTAG
- a CDS encoding DUF4240 domain-containing protein: protein MDASRFWSLIEDAWKTVEGRAKARRDLLDGRLSDIAAEDLVAAMDEDVVPALADVLDELPAEELAGFDRILEQKLHEIDRQDIHEHVGGSDDGFLYGRGFIVAAGKAYYDAVNADPARAMSDLECEEMCYLSWHLYEEKFGHLPATGISRETCSNVACWPGLD from the coding sequence ATGGACGCGTCGCGTTTCTGGTCGCTGATTGAAGACGCCTGGAAAACCGTCGAAGGGCGGGCGAAGGCCAGGCGGGATTTGCTCGACGGCCGGCTGTCGGACATTGCGGCGGAAGACCTCGTCGCCGCGATGGATGAAGATGTCGTCCCGGCCCTGGCCGACGTGCTGGATGAACTGCCCGCGGAAGAACTGGCCGGCTTCGACCGGATCCTGGAGCAGAAGCTTCACGAGATCGACCGGCAGGACATTCACGAACACGTCGGCGGCTCGGACGACGGTTTTCTGTATGGCCGCGGCTTCATCGTGGCTGCCGGAAAAGCATATTACGACGCGGTCAACGCGGACCCCGCACGCGCCATGAGCGATCTGGAGTGTGAAGAAATGTGCTACCTGTCGTGGCACCTCTACGAAGAAAAGTTCGGCCACCTCCCGGCGACCGGCATCTCGCGCGAAACCTGCTCCAATGTGGCCTGCTGGCCGGGATTGGATTGA
- a CDS encoding VanZ family protein encodes MARAHSSALAALVWCGLIFASYCTVILPHDFFAWIAAHVLPDEDSLTAFVMFWGLSWFVIVKGWHAFEFAVVFVLLQAVLRRIWKVDRSWTIGIAALIAILFAVSDEYHQTFVP; translated from the coding sequence GTGGCTCGCGCGCATTCCTCAGCCCTCGCAGCATTGGTCTGGTGCGGCCTGATCTTCGCATCGTATTGCACGGTCATTCTGCCGCACGACTTCTTCGCCTGGATCGCGGCCCACGTCCTGCCCGACGAAGACTCGCTCACTGCGTTCGTGATGTTCTGGGGCTTAAGTTGGTTCGTCATCGTCAAAGGCTGGCATGCGTTCGAATTCGCCGTCGTCTTCGTCCTGCTCCAGGCTGTTCTTCGTCGAATCTGGAAAGTGGATCGCTCCTGGACGATCGGCATTGCCGCACTGATCGCGATCCTGTTCGCCGTTTCCGACGAATACCATCAGACATTCGTGCCGTAG
- a CDS encoding DUF6968 family protein translates to MSTQPLTRRLTLRQAGVERPVTVSIGWPDIDPDRRCWGCTLTAPFLFKSPIIIYGDDGVQALLLSLNFICREIKTLQEHGITVYWTSPGDEGDLVRSVMQ, encoded by the coding sequence ATGAGCACGCAGCCGCTGACCCGACGCCTTACGCTACGACAGGCGGGAGTTGAGCGCCCAGTCACGGTCTCGATCGGTTGGCCCGATATTGACCCGGATCGACGGTGCTGGGGATGCACTCTGACGGCGCCGTTCCTGTTCAAATCACCGATCATAATTTACGGCGATGATGGAGTGCAGGCATTGCTCCTGTCACTGAATTTCATTTGCCGGGAAATCAAGACCCTTCAGGAACATGGCATCACCGTATACTGGACGTCACCTGGTGACGAGGGAGATTTGGTTCGGTCCGTGATGCAATAG
- a CDS encoding Do family serine endopeptidase — MPHLPNLKQPGFRQTVAAMLAGGALVAVGMTWKPEQTAHAVPPHAAADELSAAFRAVAAEAVPSVVSIETRTKARRVDFQGRGGTPFDDENNPLRQFFGDDPRFREMFRQPQQRMMPEQQGMGSGFIIDASGVIMTNSHVVNGADEVLVRLSDGREFIGEDIKTDPRTDVAIIRISGATNLKPIRLGDSHATEVGDWVMAVGNPFGLELSVTSGIISGKGRGRNIAEREEFLQTDAAINPGNSGGPLLNLHGEVIGINTAIASRSGGYDGIGFAIPIHLAQWVGDQLAKDGKVKRAYLGVVISQVNADVAKQAKVNVREGAFVREVRNDGPADKAGVEPGDVILTLDGKKVTDTHNLQGIVERLEIGKKYPLVVSRDGKPQTLSVSVEEMPGEYTLASREGGEEHAPKVDAVESLGITVTPLTPQLAGQLGVQIAEGLVVTEVDESGLAARAGVSVGDVIDRVGSTPVKTLDDLQSAVKAEDLKQGLVLHLRSKEGKRIAILKGNRD; from the coding sequence ATGCCTCATCTGCCGAATCTCAAACAACCCGGCTTCCGCCAGACGGTGGCGGCCATGCTCGCAGGCGGCGCTTTGGTCGCCGTCGGAATGACCTGGAAACCCGAGCAGACTGCGCATGCAGTTCCGCCGCACGCCGCGGCCGACGAACTGTCCGCGGCGTTTCGGGCCGTGGCCGCCGAGGCCGTGCCCAGCGTGGTCTCGATCGAAACGCGGACCAAGGCCCGCCGGGTCGATTTCCAGGGACGGGGCGGAACTCCGTTCGACGACGAGAACAATCCGCTGCGTCAGTTCTTTGGCGATGATCCGCGCTTCCGCGAAATGTTCCGGCAGCCGCAGCAGCGGATGATGCCCGAGCAGCAGGGGATGGGCTCCGGGTTCATCATTGATGCGTCGGGCGTGATCATGACGAACAGTCACGTCGTCAACGGCGCCGACGAAGTCCTGGTCCGTCTGTCGGACGGCCGGGAGTTCATCGGTGAAGATATCAAGACCGATCCGCGCACGGACGTGGCGATCATCCGCATCTCCGGCGCCACAAACCTCAAGCCGATCCGCCTCGGCGACAGCCATGCGACCGAAGTCGGCGACTGGGTGATGGCCGTCGGCAATCCGTTCGGCCTCGAGCTGAGCGTGACTTCGGGGATCATCAGCGGCAAAGGTCGCGGTCGCAATATCGCGGAGCGTGAAGAGTTTCTGCAGACCGACGCCGCGATCAATCCCGGCAACAGCGGCGGTCCGCTGCTGAATCTGCACGGCGAGGTGATCGGCATCAATACGGCGATCGCGTCGCGTTCGGGGGGATACGACGGAATCGGCTTTGCCATTCCGATTCACCTGGCGCAGTGGGTCGGCGATCAGCTTGCCAAGGACGGAAAGGTGAAGCGGGCCTACCTGGGGGTCGTCATCTCGCAGGTGAATGCGGATGTCGCGAAACAGGCCAAGGTCAACGTGCGCGAAGGCGCCTTTGTCCGCGAAGTCCGCAACGACGGCCCTGCCGACAAGGCGGGCGTCGAACCGGGGGACGTGATCCTGACGCTGGACGGTAAGAAGGTGACCGACACGCACAACCTGCAGGGAATCGTCGAACGGCTGGAGATCGGCAAGAAGTATCCGCTGGTCGTCTCGCGTGACGGCAAGCCGCAGACGCTGTCGGTATCGGTCGAAGAGATGCCGGGCGAGTACACCCTCGCGTCCCGCGAAGGGGGCGAGGAGCACGCGCCGAAGGTCGATGCGGTGGAGAGCCTGGGCATTACCGTGACTCCGCTGACGCCGCAGCTTGCGGGGCAGCTCGGCGTGCAGATCGCCGAAGGCCTGGTGGTGACGGAAGTGGATGAAAGCGGGCTGGCGGCGCGGGCGGGAGTCAGCGTCGGCGACGTGATCGACCGAGTGGGAAGCACGCCGGTCAAGACGCTGGACGATCTTCAGTCCGCAGTGAAGGCGGAGGACCTGAAGCAGGGCCTGGTGCTGCACCTGCGGTCGAAGGAAGGCAAGCGCATTGCGATTCTGAAGGGGAACCGCGACTGA
- a CDS encoding DUF1501 domain-containing protein, whose amino-acid sequence MSRRFAVQAGAISLLGLGANHLQPLRAAAAAGAGAKLTAAGKSVIFIFLSGGIGQHDSFDPKPDAPDNVRGEFAPIATQTPGIQICEHLPMLAARSKHWSLVRSLTHPYNEHSQGHMVMLTGRTLLPPTFNASKPTPQDWPSIAAIAGATTRPRNNLPPAVVLPERMIHRTGRVIPGQFAGEMGPNREPWFIDAAPFNGQSYGAFPEFEFDHQNGTKHVAGLKFQAPSLEMPEHLPTGRMLKRMDLLASIDGQRKSLDRAAQTEEFDRHRQAAISLLTDKSIRSAFDVTAAEPEIQDRYGRNSFGWSLLMARRLVEAGVNLVQVNLGNNETWDTHGNAFPNLKNLLLPPMDRAVSALLDDLSASGRLDDTLIVMAGEFGRTPKVFGLPQHYKLPGRDHWGAVQSVWLAGGGIAGGRVIGATDSMGGYAADSPQTPENLAATIYSALGLPDTVAWEDELGRPHPVYFGEPIRGLT is encoded by the coding sequence ATGAGCCGACGATTTGCCGTCCAGGCGGGAGCCATCTCGCTCCTGGGACTGGGAGCAAACCACCTGCAGCCCCTCCGCGCCGCGGCTGCCGCCGGCGCGGGAGCGAAACTCACCGCCGCCGGAAAATCGGTGATCTTCATCTTCCTGTCGGGCGGCATCGGCCAGCACGACAGCTTCGATCCGAAACCCGACGCCCCCGACAACGTCCGTGGCGAGTTCGCTCCGATCGCCACGCAGACACCGGGGATTCAGATCTGCGAACATCTGCCCATGCTGGCGGCCCGCAGCAAACACTGGTCTCTCGTCCGATCGCTGACCCACCCCTATAACGAACATTCCCAGGGCCATATGGTCATGCTGACCGGGCGGACGCTGCTGCCGCCGACATTCAACGCCAGCAAGCCGACGCCGCAGGACTGGCCGTCCATCGCGGCGATCGCCGGTGCAACCACCCGCCCTCGGAACAACCTCCCCCCCGCAGTCGTGCTCCCCGAGCGGATGATTCATCGGACCGGACGCGTCATCCCCGGCCAATTTGCCGGCGAAATGGGGCCCAATCGCGAGCCGTGGTTCATCGACGCCGCACCGTTTAACGGCCAGTCCTATGGCGCGTTTCCGGAGTTTGAATTCGATCACCAGAACGGAACCAAACACGTCGCCGGACTGAAGTTTCAGGCCCCCAGCCTGGAAATGCCCGAGCACTTGCCGACGGGGCGCATGCTGAAGCGAATGGATCTGCTGGCGTCGATCGACGGCCAGCGCAAGTCCTTGGATCGTGCGGCGCAGACCGAGGAATTCGATCGACATCGACAAGCCGCGATTTCGCTCCTCACCGACAAGTCGATCCGCTCGGCGTTCGACGTAACGGCCGCAGAACCCGAAATCCAGGATCGTTACGGGCGAAACTCGTTCGGCTGGTCGTTGCTGATGGCCCGGCGGCTGGTGGAGGCCGGGGTCAATCTGGTGCAGGTCAATCTCGGCAACAACGAAACGTGGGATACGCACGGGAATGCCTTCCCGAACTTGAAGAACCTCCTCCTCCCCCCCATGGATCGGGCCGTCTCCGCCCTCCTGGACGACCTGTCCGCCAGCGGCCGGCTCGACGACACGCTGATCGTGATGGCCGGTGAGTTCGGCCGGACGCCGAAAGTCTTCGGCCTGCCGCAGCATTACAAGTTGCCGGGCCGCGATCACTGGGGCGCCGTCCAATCCGTCTGGCTGGCGGGGGGCGGCATCGCCGGCGGCCGCGTCATCGGGGCGACCGACAGCATGGGTGGCTACGCCGCAGATTCGCCACAAACGCCAGAAAATCTGGCCGCGACGATCTACTCCGCACTGGGCCTGCCGGATACGGTCGCCTGGGAGGATGAACTCGGGCGGCCGCATCCCGTCTACTTCGGCGAACCCATTCGCGGCCTGACCTGA
- a CDS encoding carbon storage regulator produces the protein MLVLTRKSGEELVIGDGIVVSVLSVQGGRVQIGIAAPKSVRIRRLEAEPKLPEQKSDSEIYVCASSGQAE, from the coding sequence ATGTTAGTTCTGACACGGAAAAGCGGAGAGGAGCTGGTGATCGGGGACGGGATCGTCGTCTCGGTCCTGAGTGTCCAGGGAGGGCGCGTTCAGATCGGGATTGCGGCTCCGAAATCGGTCCGGATCCGCCGCCTCGAAGCCGAACCTAAGCTGCCGGAACAGAAATCGGACTCGGAGATTTACGTCTGCGCGTCGTCGGGTCAGGCCGAATAG
- a CDS encoding alkaline phosphatase family protein — MRPLLILDVVGLTYDMLGPDTPHLSRLAAEGFARPLTGILPGVTCSAQATMLTGTLPREHGIVANGWYFRDLAEVMFWRQSNRLIQGERLYEAGKKRDPGYTTAKMFWWYNMYAPVEYSMTPRPSYPADGRKIFDSYSQPPGLRDELQSKLGVFPLPRFWGPIADIVSSRWIADASLEVMRRYRPSLNLVYLPHLDYNLQRLGPDDPRIREDIRQVDAEAGKLIEAARELDMEVLVVSEYAITAVSQPVPINRVLREAGYLVARREPLGWETLDCGACRAFAVSDHQLAHVYVRHPEDVAAVKTLLEKTPGIERVLDRAEQGEFGLDHERSGELIAISAPGAWFTYYFWLDDRVAPDYARTIDIHRKPGYDPVELFVDPQLRFPKLRMARRLAQKFLGFRYYMDVIGLDAGIIKGSHGRLPTLGREAAESPVLISSSRQIEADRLGLVDVKRLALELQFS; from the coding sequence ATGCGTCCTCTGCTGATTCTCGACGTCGTCGGTCTGACTTACGACATGCTGGGGCCGGACACGCCTCATCTTTCCCGCCTGGCGGCGGAGGGATTCGCTCGGCCGCTGACCGGCATTCTGCCGGGGGTGACGTGCTCCGCGCAGGCGACGATGCTGACGGGCACGCTGCCGCGCGAGCACGGAATTGTGGCCAACGGCTGGTACTTCCGCGATCTGGCGGAAGTGATGTTCTGGCGGCAGTCGAACCGGTTGATCCAGGGGGAGCGGCTCTACGAAGCCGGCAAGAAACGGGATCCCGGCTACACGACCGCCAAGATGTTCTGGTGGTACAACATGTATGCGCCGGTCGAGTACTCGATGACTCCCCGGCCGAGCTACCCGGCCGACGGCCGGAAGATTTTTGATTCCTACAGTCAGCCGCCGGGGCTGCGCGACGAGCTGCAATCCAAGCTGGGCGTGTTTCCGCTGCCCCGATTCTGGGGGCCGATTGCGGACATCGTCAGCTCGCGCTGGATCGCCGACGCCAGCCTGGAGGTGATGCGGCGATATCGCCCGAGTCTGAACCTCGTCTATCTGCCGCATCTGGACTACAACCTGCAGCGTCTCGGTCCGGATGATCCGCGGATTCGCGAGGACATCCGGCAGGTGGATGCCGAGGCGGGCAAGCTGATCGAGGCCGCGCGAGAACTCGACATGGAGGTCCTCGTCGTCTCGGAGTACGCCATTACGGCTGTCTCGCAGCCGGTTCCGATTAATCGCGTGCTGCGGGAAGCGGGCTATCTCGTGGCCCGTCGGGAGCCGCTGGGCTGGGAAACACTCGACTGCGGGGCGTGCCGGGCGTTTGCGGTGAGCGACCATCAGTTGGCTCATGTCTACGTCCGGCATCCGGAAGATGTCGCCGCGGTGAAAACCTTGCTGGAGAAGACTCCAGGAATCGAACGGGTTCTTGATCGCGCGGAGCAGGGGGAGTTCGGACTCGATCACGAACGTTCGGGGGAATTGATTGCGATCAGTGCACCCGGCGCGTGGTTCACGTATTACTTCTGGCTCGATGATCGCGTTGCTCCGGATTATGCCCGGACGATCGACATTCACCGCAAACCGGGATACGACCCGGTCGAGCTGTTCGTTGACCCGCAGCTTCGGTTTCCGAAACTCCGAATGGCCCGACGGCTGGCCCAGAAATTCCTTGGGTTCCGCTACTACATGGACGTCATCGGTCTGGATGCCGGAATCATCAAGGGCTCGCACGGCCGACTGCCGACCCTTGGGCGGGAAGCGGCCGAATCGCCGGTCCTGATTTCCTCAAGTCGGCAGATTGAGGCCGATCGGCTGGGGCTTGTGGACGTCAAGCGGCTGGCCCTGGAGCTCCAGTTCTCCTGA
- a CDS encoding alpha/beta fold hydrolase produces the protein MATAQIADLSVFYIDQGEGAPVIFLHGMPLDHRMWRHQAAALAGRCRVLIPDLRGFGRTGGASDKTTMDQLADDVLALLDVLQITEPATICGLSMGGYLSLLLAKKAPERLRALILCDCRSQADVPEAAANRLTLADRVLTDGPRVIAESMLPRLFGSRTNEQNPMAVDQVRDVILAGSPRGIAAAQRGMAERPDLTASLGTIAVPTLVICGEEDAISPLAEMQFLAGQIPGAEFVPVPGAGHMAPLEQPDAVNAAVTSFLERHGIAS, from the coding sequence GTGGCGACTGCTCAAATTGCCGACCTCTCAGTCTTCTACATTGATCAGGGGGAGGGGGCTCCGGTCATCTTCCTGCATGGCATGCCGCTCGACCATCGGATGTGGCGGCATCAGGCTGCTGCCCTCGCTGGCCGCTGTCGCGTCCTGATCCCGGATCTGCGGGGTTTCGGCCGGACGGGCGGCGCCAGTGACAAAACGACGATGGACCAGTTGGCGGACGATGTGCTGGCATTGCTTGACGTGCTGCAGATCACGGAGCCAGCGACGATTTGCGGGCTGTCGATGGGGGGGTATCTTTCGCTGTTGCTGGCGAAGAAGGCTCCGGAGCGGTTACGGGCGCTGATCCTCTGTGATTGCCGCAGCCAGGCCGACGTCCCCGAAGCTGCTGCCAACCGGCTGACGTTGGCGGACCGGGTGCTGACTGATGGGCCGCGGGTGATCGCCGAATCGATGCTGCCGCGACTGTTTGGCAGCCGGACGAACGAGCAGAATCCGATGGCGGTCGATCAGGTTCGCGACGTGATCCTGGCCGGTTCCCCGCGCGGGATCGCAGCGGCGCAGCGGGGGATGGCAGAGCGTCCGGACCTGACCGCTTCGCTCGGCACGATTGCGGTTCCGACGCTCGTGATCTGCGGCGAGGAGGACGCGATTTCGCCGCTGGCCGAGATGCAGTTCCTGGCCGGGCAGATTCCGGGGGCGGAGTTCGTGCCGGTCCCGGGAGCCGGACACATGGCTCCGCTGGAACAGCCGGACGCGGTGAATGCCGCTGTGACGTCGTTTCTGGAGCGACACGGGATTGCATCCTGA